In Ictalurus punctatus breed USDA103 chromosome 3, Coco_2.0, whole genome shotgun sequence, the following are encoded in one genomic region:
- the rtn4rl2a gene encoding reticulon-4 receptor-like 2a: METSAFTRSRRSSMAHDFKSGLSLWLVVWLVVVKPAPVQSCPHLCVCYPSPMTVSCQAQNFTFVPSGVPYESQRVFLQNNRITELRVGSFGFGTQVLWLFSNNITWIEAGAFSELRDLEELDLGDNPHLRRLEGGAFRGLEKLQSLHMHRCRLAALPHDIFHNLYSLQYLYLQENQLHFLHDDLFADLINLSQLYLHGNRIRTLSENVFRGLVNLDRLLLHDNRIRQVNRRAFRDLGRLTMLFLFNNSLAELPGQAMRDVESIEFLRLNNNPWACGCEARPLWEFFRSNRVSSSELLCASPAPRRGLDLRFLREMDFALCPLPDPGSLAGTTTTTFSTKTRWWFSKHKPVSSTKGIFEKSSEIVKAHPYSGGKPSITSTSTKYELGEEEALLPKLEKEEYWANYGNEDAGITSLRCFEVECPDFDTIPPFSSSSTSLPSTLLLVVMSILTVSIHLLFG; this comes from the exons ATGGAAACTTCTGCCTTTACGCGGAGCCGACGAAGCTCCATGGCGCATGACTTTAAGA GTGGTCTCTCGCTCTGGCTGGTGGTCTGGTTGGTTGTGGTTAAGCCTGCACCTGTGCAGAGCTGCCCACACCTGTGCGTGTGTTACCCATCTCCCATGACCGTGAGCTGCCAGGCGCAGAACTTCACCTTTGTTCCAAGCGGTGTCCCCTACGAGTCACAGCGCGTCTTTCTGCAGAACAATCGCATCACAGAGCTGAGAGTGGGCTCCTTTGGCTTTGGGACTCAG GTTCTGTGGCTCTTCTCTAACAACATTACCTGGATTGAGGCTGGTGCTTTCAGTGAGCTACGTGATCTGGAGGAGCTGGATCTGGGTGATAACCCTCACCTGCGCCGCCTGGAGGGTGGAGCTTTCCGTGGGTTGGAGAAGCTGCAGAGTCTCCACATGCATCGCTGTCGTTTGGCCGCCCTCCCCCATGACATCTTCCACAATCTCTACAGCTTGCAGTACCTATATCTGCAAGAGAACCAGCTCCACTTCCTCCATGATGACCTGTTCGCTGATCTTATCAACCTCAGCCAGCTCTACCTGCATGGCAACCGCATCCGCACGCTGTCCGAGAATGTGTTCCGTGGCCTGGTCAACCTGGACCGCCTGCTGCTGCATGACAATCGCATCCGGCAGGTCAACCGCCGCGCCTTCCGTGACCTGGGCCGCCTTACCATGCTCTTCCTTTTCAACAACTCATTGGCTGAGCTGCCCGGCCAGGCAATGCGTGATGTGGAGTCCATCGAGTTCCTGCGGCTCAACAACAATCCCTGGGCCTGTGGTTGTGAGGCTCGTCCACTCTGGGAGTTCTTCAGATCCAACCGAGTCTCCAGTTCTGAGCTTCTCTGTGCCTCTCCTGCACCCCGCCGTGGCCTGGACCTCCGCTTCCTGCGTGAGATGGACTTTGCCCTGTGCCCCCTGCCAGACCCTGGCTCCCTGGCTGGAACCACCACCACTACCTTCAGCACCAAGACCCGCTGGTGGTTCTCAAAACACAAGCCTGTCAGCTCCACCAAGGGTATCTTTGAGAAGAGCTCAGAAATCGTGAAAGCCCATCCCTACTCCGGTGGCAAAccttcaatcacatctacatCCACAAAGTACGAGCTGGGCGAGGAAGAGGCACTGCTTCCTAAGTTGGAAAAAGAAGAGTATTGGGCCAACTATGGCAATGAGGATGCAGGTATCACCTCGCTGCGCTGCTTTGAAGTGGAATGCCCTGACTTTGACACCATTCCCCCGTTCTCTTCTTCATCTACTTCCTTACCTTCCACTCTCTTGCTAGTTGTTATGTCCATCCTGACTGTATCTATCCATCTCCTCTTTGGTTGA
- the crybb1l2 gene encoding crystallin, beta B1, like 2 has protein sequence MSSAEEKPKPAAQPDGKAAQGTKSDVDMDTFRMYVFDRENFQGRMIEIRNECMNVCEMGMDKVRSLRVECGPFVGFEQMNFCGEMYILEKGEYPRWDCWSNCQRNDYLLSFRPVRMDPEKHKICLYEVGDYKGRKMEIINDDVPSLYSYGFTDRVGSIMVSCGTWVGYQYPGYRGSQYLLEKGDYKHFNEYGARCPQMQSMRRVRDMQWHPDGCYTMASK, from the exons ATGTCTTCTGCTGAAGAGAAGCCCAAGCCTGCCGCTCAGCCTGACGGCAAAGCTGCGCAGGGCACCAAGTCAGACGTTGACATGGACACCTtcagg ATGTACGTGTTTGACCGTGAAAACTTCCAGGGCCGTATGATTGAAATCAGAAATGAGTGTATGAACGTGTGTGAGATGGGCATGGACAAAGTACGCTCCCTTCGCGTTGAATGTGGCCC TTTTGTTGGTTTTGAGCAGATGAACTTCTGTGGTGAGATGTACATCTTGGAGAAAGGCGAGTATCCTCGCTGGGACTGTTGGAGCAACTGCCAGAGGAACGACTATCTGCTCTCCTTCAGACCTGTCCGAATG GACCCAGAGAAGCACAAGATCTGTCTGTATGAAGTTGGTGACTATAAGGGGCGAAAGATGGAGATAATCAATGACGATGTGCCCAGCCTGTACTCCTACGGCTTCACTGACCGAGTTGGCAGTATCATGGTCAGCTGTGGCAC CTGGGTGGGCTACCAGTACCCAGGCTACCGTGGCAGCCAATACCTGCTGGAGAAGGGTGACTACAAGCACTTTAATGAATATGGTGCTCGCTGCCCCCAGATGCAGTCCATGAGGCGTGTGCGTGACATGCAGTGGCACCCGGACGGCTGCTACACCATGGCCAGCAAGTGA